The following are encoded together in the Perca flavescens isolate YP-PL-M2 chromosome 22, PFLA_1.0, whole genome shotgun sequence genome:
- the xkr9 gene encoding XK-related protein 9, translating into MPPSSIQYTKLRWLLTIAGLFLYMVDIWTDVGLAVKYYQEKHFVWTGLTLVFVLAGVLVTQIFSYTWYRDDMKGSLVNVVGGPNISGMSTSRLAVLHLFGMGIFTRYYRLLRVGFKVVWTTTDSDTVEERRNVHHNLFCLATDLSMLKLFEAFLESVPQLLLQLYIVMGQNECSLIQYFSMAFSFFNIAWALVDYRRCLRRSLPHVCEMPSGLPTAIYLLYKLCTITSHILSYALLLILSPYSTIALTIVWFLATIWTHVLQTNFCSSGKLELLYRAVIGVILTFTFFNVKGQDTKVAMIIYYLFYAITNIIAPSLLAFLKPELQTATFLLTVGGLIFGGSVLGLVCLVLYYLLLHPREKWQEADEVDGLENQTETTRRIRNFLQP; encoded by the exons ATGCCTCCATCGAGCATTCAGTACACTAAACTGCGATGGTTATTAACCATTGCTGGACTGTTCTTGTACATGGTGGACATTTGGACAGACGTCGGGCTGGCAGTGAAATATTATCAAGAGAAACATTTTGTGTGGACTGGACTGACTCTGGTGTTTGTTCTGGCGGGGGTGCTGGTGACACAGATCTTCAGCTATACCTGGTACAGGGACGACATGAAGGGTTCTCTGGTGAACGTTGTGGGAGGACCAAACATATCAGGCATGTCCACAAGTAGACTTGCTGTCCTGCACCTATTTGGCATGGGCATCTTCACCAG GTATTATCGCCTGCTAAGGGTAGGCTTCAAAGTGGTTTGGACAACAACAGATTCCGATACAGTGGAAGAGAGAAGAAATGTGCACCACAATCTGTTTTGCCTGGCGACAGATCTGAGCATGCTCAAACTGTTTGAGGCTTTCTTGGAGAGTGTTCCCCAACTCCTTCTGCAACTATACATAGTGATGGGCCAGAATGAGTGCTCACTCATTCAGT ATTTCTCTATGGCATTCTCCTTCTTTAACATTGCCTGGGCCCTGGTTGACTATCGCCGCTGCCTACGCAGATCCCTTCCCCACGTCTGTGAGATGCCCTCTGGCCTCCCCACAGCAATCTACCTCCTCTACAAACTCTGCACCATCACCAGCCACATCCTCAGCTACGCCCTCCTCCTCATACTGAGCCCCTACAGCACAATAGCCCTCACCATCGTCTGGTTTCTGGCTACAATATGGACGCACGTGCTCCAGACCAACTTCTGCTCATCCGGTAAACTTGAGCTGCTGTACCGAGCAGTCATCGGAGTCATCCTCACATTCACCTTTTTCAACGTCAAAGGACAGGACACCAAAGTAGCGATGATCATCTACTACTTGTTCTATGCTATTACAAATATTATAGCTCCTTCACTGCTAGCTTTTTTGAAACCAGAGTTGCAGACAGCCACGTTTTTGCTGACAGTCGGTGGTCTAATCTTTGGAGGTTCAGTGCTGGGGCTAGTGTGTCTCGTGCTGTACTACCTCCTCCTGCATCCCAGAGAGAAGTGGCAAGAGGCTGATGAGGTGGACGGCCTGGAGAATCAAACAGAGACCACAAGGAGAATAAGGAACTTTTTACAGCCTTGA